Sequence from the Castanea sativa cultivar Marrone di Chiusa Pesio chromosome 12, ASM4071231v1 genome:
GACAATTTTCAGCTGTTTGGGGATCTTATGGACAAACTTACAAGGCCGGAATTTGAGTTCTTTCTTGTTCAGGCTTGGTTTATATGGAATCAAAGAAACATAGTGATTCATGGTGGGAGTTTCAAGGAACCGGGTTGGCTTAACAAAAGAGCAACAGAGTTCTTGGAGGAGTTTCATCAAACTCAAGTGCAGCTGTCTATCTCAACACCCCTATCGCCCAGAAGCAGTTGGCAACCCCCTCCAGCCTCTGTGTATAAAGTAAACTTTGATGCTGCCATTTTTTCTAATCTGAATTGCTCAGGCTTTGGTGCAGCTATGTCAGTCAAAGGGCTACTTGTCACTTGCAGCGAGGAGGCAGAAGTTCTTGCTTGCAGAAAGGCGCTGGAGTTCTTAGTGGATGCAGGATTCTCAAACGTGATTATTGAGGGAGATAATGAAAATGTTATGCGGGCTGTTTCTTCATCGTCTCGGAACCACTCTTGGCTGGGCAATATCTATGAAGATGTTAAATGGCTTATGCGTGGAATGCAAGTGGTTTCTGTCAACAGTGTAAAGAAGGGTGGAAATGAGGTAGCTAATGTACTTGCTAGACATGCTAAGAATGTTGTAGACGAGATGTTTTGGATAGAAGACTCCCCTCCCCCAGCTGTCAAAGCTTTGTACCATGACTCTATTAATATTCAATGAATAATATATCATTGAGgtggctttcaaaaaaaaaaaaaaaacaatctccTAAAGATACAAAATTCTCATTAGAGCACAATTGGTatgttacaaaataattaattttttatttaggtgttatcattttatatttgataattatTATGTCAATACCATTTATTCCTTttgtaatttataataattatttatttcattattgtttatcaaataatatatatatatatatatatatatcttataagTTTATGATAAACCCGTGCAACGCACGTGcctttaactttttgtttttttaaaaacaaacacacacatacaaaagAGGAAAATGGGTTCTAACATAAACATACACCACAACTCCacttaaactatatatatatatatatatatatatatatatatatttgagtgGTAAAGGAGCACACAAGTAGGCATGATATagggatttttatttatttataaataaattttgttatttttatttcgtTGTATTGTGCGTTCATTACATAAATAAACATTACAAATATTTACAGACATATTGATTCAAAATATAGTGCTTGCCAAATGTGATGTAAAATAGAAGATGAGTTCCAGTTGAGTTTAGACTTTGGAGGGGAATGGGTTGGACATCATAGGCCCCCAAGCCCAAAGACTAGAAAAGCATGAAAGAGAACCTTGGGCCGGGCACAAGGAGGACACATGAAGAAAGACAATGGCCAGGCAGTGAGCACTACAGGAAGAGAAATGTCTAAGAAACTAGCAAGGAATTTTCTACAAAGGGCTCGGGGGCATGGTCTTTCACAAGCCCCAAGCCTTTCTCCCCCCTTTCTCATCCCTGAACACAACTAAAGTCCAGCTGAAAGACATAAGCAAAACACCCAAATTTTACCATGCATTTCTTCTTATAGATGTATAAAGAGGCCCATAAAACTTTACGAATCCCAATCAGACTGCTCCACTCCTAATCTCACTAAAATCATAtctttattaaatttcaaaaactttgCCTTTGATTAATTATAGTAAAACAAGCATAACCTACCAGAGTTTCCCTTTTGAACTTACTGCACATATTCCTTTAAAAtttcacctcttttttttttcttcactttatcCATACACTTTTCTCATGCTATAGTTTCAAAAATGGAAATTAACTTTGTTTTTCATGTTCTTATTAAGGCCTTGAGACTCTTAGAGTCCTACCTACTAAGGTGTTACAAATGCCTTGACAGTTCCATCTTAGGATTCTTGTGACGATGCATGGGGCTTAATAAGTCCCGTCTCCTTAATCATTTGGACATCTTGGAATAGAGTGACAAATACTTTTAAGAGATTCTCTTCATGAACTCGTATGTCAAAAGAGTTTGTACATGTGGATTGATTTTGTATCAACTCTATGCTAACTTGTCTTTCCCTTAATAGACACATTAGCCTTCTTTCTACTTCCTTCTTCATGTGTCCtttgttgtttagtttttggGTACTTGAGCATGTTACACTGGGGATCAAGGTTGATGTTTCTAGGTCAAAGAATACCTCCTATTCTAAGTAGTGGCAGATTTTTGGTCTTTTACTTATGATGGTTTCCCATTCTTCATTAGGTCTTCTTTTCAAAATGTATTTGGGTATGGGCCAAGTCAGGTTATTTAGAGGGTTATCTGGGTTCACAAGATCTAGATGGGCtgagttctttttctttttggatagaGATGGGTGGGTGCACAAAATTTGTAAGTgggttattaaaattttttgaactcTCTGAGATAGGTAGGTCATTTAATGGGTGGGTTGGTGGGGACAAGTTTGGAGTTGGGCTATTTGTGTTAAACCCAACTTCTTTAGGATGTTTAGGACAAAAGACCATCCcattatttcctttttatttcttcattgaGCTCGCATACACTTGACCTATACCTGTATTATCATGTATTGGTTTGCCTAAACCAAAGACGCCATATGTTAATGTTGAAATTAAGTAAAAATGGTTCTTGCAAAAATATGTACCATATAATTCTCCAccaaaaattgatataaatgtATAGTTTAGAAATGCaatcaacaaaattaaattatttggaatcaaaatgaaaattagcCATTACTTAAAAGATACAAGTCTAGTAACTAGTTACTCAAAGATACAAGTCTAGTTAACTAGTTACTCTTGAACTTTCAAGAAGTGTggattaaaattgtaaaaagtaCATGACAATCCTCCTccatttaaaatcaaaattcatattaacCACAAAAATATAAGCCACTTTTCTATCAACCTTAATCTAAGTACACAGACATTTTGGTTAAAACATAACATGTTAGATCTCCTTCCTTAAAAGCAAAAACTTATATATTAATGTCCAACCACTTCCAATCTTTTTTCAAATCACCCTTATCTTTTTGACTTTATACATGCACTTTTATCTTGATTAACTTCACAAAGGAAGATAAGCTTGGTTTACATGCCCTTATTAAGGCTCTAAGGGCCTTAACTATTGAAGCTTTACAAATCTTGATAGTTCCATCCTCGGATTCTCATGGCGATTGATGGGGTTTAAAGTCGCTTAGTAAGGCTTGCCGCCTAGGCCATTTGGACATCTTGGGATTAGAGGATTAAGGTCATTGTTTTTGAGTTAAAGAATACTTGCCCCTCTTGACAACATATTCTTTCTAGGGTGTGTTTAGGTATGAACCAAGATGGGTTTTGAGGGTTATTTGGGCTCACAAGATTTAAATGGTGCAAATTTTTGTCTAGGATAGAGATTAGATGGATTGGGGGCTCTTGCCTCTTGGAAGATGTAGTTCATTTTGGTGGGTGGGTTGGTGGATAAGTTTGGAGTCAGGCTATTAGGATCTTTAAGACAAAACaccattatattttttattgctttttccCATAGAatcctcaaaataaaattaaaataaaatctaattagaaaCAACTGTGGTCCAATGGAATCGATCAACGTTAATTTGGTGTCAGCACCATAATCTCCTAGGGGAGAGGTGGGGACACAATGGAATTTTAGCCTAATTGTTGGGTTGTAAGTTGAGTATAGCCTAGACATATTTGGGTTTGTCTTTGTGGTCAACTTTTAATGTTTGAGTGGTTTGGAAATGTAGCAGTGAAAATATGACATGAAGGtttgaaaagattttatttaactaaaggAGCGAATATCACTCTTACGAAGAATACttcatttgaatttaattgcattttttctttcttttatcatcTGTATTTATGTTGCTAATATACTAGAAAAACTTGAGAAAGATTTTTTGTGAGCCAGGATGAGAGATGaatcaaaatttcatttggtgagctggggggagggggggggtggggggtgttCTCCATTGAACAAGAAAGGATTAAGGTTTCTTATGTTGAGGTGTACTAGTAGAGTTAAGTACGGGGTAGTATAGAGTGGATGGACATCTGTTGTGGTTAGAAGGTCATTTAAGGTGATTTTGTTGAAGTTTAGAGGaggttggatttatttttttaaacatgttAAGTTTGTTATTGATGCTGGCCTGAGGCTGTGTTTGGCATGATTATAGTTTGGTGAGTCTTTTTTAGTTCCCTGACTTGTTTCTTTTTGCTGCAAACAATGATGCTTTAGTTGCTTCATATCTAGGTGGCTCAGCCATTGAAATCCTTCAATTTGCCAATGCCTTTCAGATtgcaaatttgaatttgtgGCTAATTCTCTTAAATTTTTGGACTATCAGTTTTCCTATTGGAGGTGAAGATAAATTAAAATCTATTGGAAGTTTGGTTTGGAGAGTTgggggtttgtttgttttatgatGCCTTGAGAGGGTCTGATCGTGTGAAGTTTCACGGGGGTTGGTAAGGTGCCTCAAAAGTTTGAGGTTCTTCGGAGGATATTGATGATAAATTGGTGTTGTTTGTGCAGAAGTAGGAAAGTCAGTTTATCATGTTTTACTCCATTGTTTGTTGCAGGGGAGCTATGTTGGTTGTGTTTTTCTCGAAGTATTTTTCTCCATTGTTTGGTGGCAGGGGAGACGTGGTGGTTGTGTTTTCCTCAAAGTTGTTAATACCATACCGGTGTATCATTTCCGgattttatatgtataaaagCTAACACTTCTTTGgacaaaacaaattcaaatgatTCATCTAAAGATAATGATGTAACAAAGAACAATGGAAGAGGTAATTTAGTAAAGTTTTGAATATTTTCGTTCTTTGTAAGAACAAAAGGCAAATAGCATGTCAGTACTTATTCATAAAAAGGTTCAAATAGGTAATTTTTGGTGAATTAATGCTGTGTGCTAGTTGATATCCGCCAGGTAAtattagaaaaaacaaaaaaaaggttctgatCTGTtgatcttatttttctttctggAAAAAGAACAAGAACGTCACAGAAGCTTGGTTCTCTTCTGTACACTTGGACCTATGGTTCTAGAAAGTTCCAAAGCACAAATCAAAGGTGGCAATCAACTTGCGCTTCGACCATGTTTCAATAAGCTTTTGCTCAAATAGCACTTCTTTACCATGTaaaaacaaggtggagggtaagaTCATGGGGTTATGTGACTTACcctaaaaaagaaggaaagtaTAGGAATTTTGATGGCATAGAACATTTTTGATAGAGACGGAGCCAGGACTTGAAGTTAGGGGGGACAGCTTTGTTGttggacaaaattattttgtttaaaattttttaaatggtcaAGTTGTTTGatttgagtaaaattggttgattgagtttaattgttttcagctttactattggtaatttttgttgttgaataatttttttggacttctttatttgctttagattttagatctggCCTTTAAAAGGAGTAAAAGGCtagaaatacaattttttttataaaaattattaatgtggtgagtggttattagtaaataaaaatgtgatataAGTAAGAGACCTAGATgtaaactaataaatttttactactttaatagcttgtaaaaatgttattgaAAAGTTTGTGGCTAGAATagtactcttaaaagaatcaattatAATGTTAAGGGGGCAAAGTGtgattttatagaacaaaaatgctaaaattagtgcctatttatatattaatttttttttttataaaaaaaaatagggatgGCCATTGCCCCCCCTAGTCCAAGTCTCCCTCCCGTCCCTGATCCTTGACATATTAGGTTGTTCTTTTTTAGATCATGGTATGAATGGATGATTCCTTTAGATAGTGTCTCTTCctataacttttatttatttacttggATCTTATGAAGTTTATATTGTAATAATTTAGGAGTGGCTTTAATACAGTCGTAAATCTTCCTATGTATTTGATCATCTCCTTTATCTAATTaagttatttacttataaaaaatgaagacttcaaaaaatttaaaagtattgGCTTTATCATTTTATGCTTTATTGTACACCATGACCAAATTGATTTTAACAGAAATATGAGTAGTCTGGACATCTCCACAATCAGATCTTTCTACTTCGTTAAAAGTGTCACAACTTTTAGCATGAACTTCATATCTTGTTTAGACATGTCATGGGACCAGCTCCCTTAACTGATAGATTCAAACTCCAGCATTGGCAATATGACATGATGAATGCCATGACATGGGTTGGTTGCCGACCATCATCCAAAAAGCAATGATCAAAGAAAAATCAGTAACTTGCAGTTgacaaaatatcataaaaatttattaaaatgatcTCAAATTGGATTGCTCAGTTTTAGTGTCTGGTGTAGCTTTTGCTAGGCAATTGTAACGAGTGAAGATAGTTTTTATAGTAACTCATGAGTATGTATTATATTGTATTTCCCAATGGTTCAAACCACTTGTAATGTGTTCTGTTAAATTTTCTAATGTTTTGTGTACCTATGCATCTTTGGTTGGTTAGTTGTTTTGACAATTACTATGATTTCAGTCTGTAACTTCTTCTGGGGATAGGAGTGACTGCTTGAATAACAAAGTAGGATTTCAGGAAGAAAGAGGAGGGTTGTGAATCATTTTTGTGAAGAGGCTGCATGTTTTCAAGATAAGTAAATTCTTTTTGTTACTTGTTTTATTCGTCActaattttggtcatttatatCTGCTGAGTAATTGTTCAAATTTTATGGTTTCTTTGATTAACTGGATACTTTctatttgacatgtgtattaattCTAAAAATCTATATCTTGTCAGCAACCACCTCctttttctattgtttttctttgattttctatCTCCACATGTCACAATACTGTAGGATTTCAAATGTTGGCTTGGCTTATGTTTGCATTGTTGTCGCCCTCGGTTATGATCTTAGTGTCTCATATGGATTAAGTATAAGCTTAACCATATATTTATAAGCTCTTGCCCCTCCTCTTGTAAGCCAATTTTCAAGGGTGAGATCTAGCCATGGGTTTATaacatttggtattagagctaACCTCTTGGGGACACTTTCCTTGCAAGCTGGTTTTCAAGAGTGAGTTATGCTCATGGGTTTGTAAcaccctcctcctccttctccttctttctgTTCGTCTTTTCCTCAATAATAATGCTTTCTAACTTGTCAACCTGTTGTAATTTCAAATCTTTTTCTAACTTGTCAACCGGATGTAATTTCAAATCTTTTGCTTTGTCGTGTATGACAAACAATCTCTAAAGTTCAGTCTCCATATCAAAGTACTAATGGAGCTTTTATAGGTTAGGTTCCATCCTTTGCATCCTAAAATAATTGCAAGTGGGAGCTTCGATTATGGGATGCAAACACAACAGAGTGTATAGGATCACGggatttttgtatattttactAACTCTCTTGTTCAGTTACCTTCTGCAATAGTGGCTGCAGTTTTCAGTTAATAATATTCTTTAAGCTTATATTACTACTCATGTGGATCTTACTGCTACTTTTCTTGTAACAGATCGCCGTATTGCATCCATTGCTTTCCATGCTAAATGGGATATCCTTGCTATTGCACAGGACACaaggtattaatttttttcGTACAACTTTTCTATAGTTCTATCATGCTTAAAGGTTTTTCTTTTGAtcctaattttttcttttatatttaagttCATAAGTCATGACTTTGTAGATCTATTATCAGCTTATCGCTGACAAATCAAATCCTGTTCAGTTATACATATGGCAGTATAAAAGAGAGGAGAAGCTTCACAACCAAACTTTATATTAAAGACAAGGCATTTGCATTGAGAAGTGCATTTTCACCCTCATGATGCTCCATTTCTGTTAACTGCTGAGGTCAATTATCCAAAAAACATTCAACACCTTTGGGTTTACTTGTGATATCCTCCTCCAGCTATTTTTATGGCAAATGCTCATTCCCGTGAATGTGTTAATGATTGCTGAACTACCTCTCATATCCTTACCTTTCTTCTTTGTGCCTCCATTTGCCATAAATGGTTCGACTAGCATGCAAGTCTTTTGCTTTAATGTAGTTTCAAGTGGATGCAAATGAAGTGCAGCGACATTATCATAGTAAGGTTTCTCCTATGGAAACATTTTGTACTATTCCTACTGGCTCACACAATGCTACTAATAATCATTTACCTAGTAATGACCCCACAGTGGATGCAATGGAAACTTATTAAATATCGCCTATTGGGAGAAGCCAACGGGGAAGCTCTACTAACTTAGATACTACTGGTGGTCAATACTGTGATTCGTGGAGTACCTGTGTATATTCCAAACAGCCGGGATCTTGCTGAGATTGGACACCATCAGTTCTTACCTAAGAGAGATCCAAGTGGTTGGGAGCTACCTTTTTTGCAAGGACGGTTTGTGGGTTAAAGCCAAGCTGGTCTTCCTTCAGTGCTACCTCTTAATGATGATGGCAGTAGTCATGAGCCATCaattcaatatataaatttttccATCTTGGCATCTCATCTGTCTACGTAAAACGACATCAGCCTGCCTAGCATTTCTGGAAGATCTAGCTTGCAATATTACTTGTTAAACTCCCACTTCTCTGTATCTGGTTCTTTGAAGGGTGCTACTTTGGTTAATGCCCCAAGTGATTGGGTTGGTACTCAACCCATTATCAGTAGAATCCAGTCAAAAATCACCACCTCACTGGTTGTTGTAGCTACTGCAGAGCTACCTTACACTGCGAAGCTAAGGGTATGGCCACATGATGTTGAAAATCCTTTTTCCCCACTTAATGCTAAAAGATGTTGCTTACCTTACCCCATGCCGTCCTATGTAGGTAAGCAGGAAATTTTAATATTCAGATACAACTGTTACAGAGCTTTAGTATTGTAATAAGTATTAGTGCTGTGGCatgggtgaggtcatgggttcaagtcccattatgtgtgtgtgtaacttaacaaaccaaaaaaaaagggtgccTTAGCATggctttcaattttcaaatatctattgcattttcttttggaCAAAGGCCACCATTTTTATGGACCTGTAATATTCTTTATTAGGAGTGATGTCATTTTAAACAGGGTgttgcatttaacatttttttgggCTGCAATTGTATTTGAAGTGAAATGAGTGCCCATTTTTCGCCTTGTAGGAGATTTTTAGCGGCATATGTGGCATGCACTCTTCCTCATATGGAGGCTGATCCAGGATATCAAACTCTAATCCATCAAGATCCTGGAGCTGGAATATCCCCAACACAACATCTGATCTCAGCTTACCAAGTCATATACGAGCTTCACACTTATTCTCTTGAGAAGGTAGCATAAAGCTTCATTCCCATCATCAACTCGTCATGCATTCAACATTTCCCTTATGTTATTGTTTTTCctgttaaatttttatgttgGTGTGTCACCTTATGAACTTGTCTATTTTACTTTTGCAGCTTTGGTTTTGTGCTTGTATCACAAGCCATAAGAGCTGCTCAGGGTTTGACTTCTATCCAAGTCAGTTGTCTTTCATGGATAAATGGAATGTGCATCTGAATTCATTGTCCTATTGGCTGGAAATTTGTGTCAAGTTCTCATATTTCAGTCTTTTAAACCACAATTCTTCATTGATCCATAAAATAACTGGGTTGCATGTCACCAATCCAACAATTTAGGCAATTGCAATGGGTCCATTATTCGAcaaatgtattaatttttacttaaaagtTTACTTTTTATTAGAAAGTGTATTCATAATaggaaaaaaggaaatttaGAGACCTCAATGATGTACCGGTGATTTCACCAGTGACACAGTTCAGTGTTTTATGCACGAGTTGTTCACATATATTATACTAGTTTAAGTTTATACACCATGTTCATTGACATTTTTGTGTTAACATTGCTTCAAAAGGAATTGCAGGACGCAAGACGTCTCTGTAGTTCAATTGTAATCCACCAGTTTGACCGGTGATTCAAATTGTTTAATATAGTTTGACCAGAACTAAATCAAGACTGGTCAATGAGAGAATGGTCAACAGTCTAAGTAGTCCAACTGTCCAGTTATGGGTTAAGACATTGCTCATTACAACTGTGACCTATATAGTATAATAGGGAAGTCTTTGGCCCTTTTGTTTCTGGAATGGCATAAAGTTTGTAATAAGGTCAAAATGTTTCCGTTACAAATTCTGAAGGTGGGTGGACATAGGTTTGTTTTTGTATACTGCTTTTTCCCCTTGCTTCTTTATCTTACTTTTGAACACTCTTAATTAGTATGAGTAATGCAATTGCCATATAAAGTGATTGTTTCATAGAATTTTACAAGCCAAATTCATGAATTTTATAAAGAGAGGATTTAATTGAGGATGCTCAAAATTTGTGTGGGATTTTGCATATTGTGcaaaaaaacaaacccaaccCCGTCCCCGTGGGTGGTCCTTTCTTTGCCTTCTAAATCTAGTTCTAAAATTTGACGTACTTTGTGAATGTTCATTTGGtttatttaattg
This genomic interval carries:
- the LOC142620593 gene encoding uncharacterized protein LOC142620593; amino-acid sequence: MCYCYRRWPEIRVHVLWECGAAQDVWAGCLVRIQKIPNGQSDNFQLFGDLMDKLTRPEFEFFLVQAWFIWNQRNIVIHGGSFKEPGWLNKRATEFLEEFHQTQVQLSISTPLSPRSSWQPPPASVYKVNFDAAIFSNLNCSGFGAAMSVKGLLVTCSEEAEVLACRKALEFLVDAGFSNVIIEGDNENVMRAVSSSSRNHSWLGNIYEDVKWLMRGMQVVSVNSVKKGGNEVANVLARHAKNVVDEMFWIEDSPPPAVKALYHDSINIQ